In Leptospira hartskeerlii, a single window of DNA contains:
- a CDS encoding MBL fold metallo-hydrolase — MKIQRIIFSFISFGILTACAVTSNRSVLVNKGTPVGIQDINSSDKGPIVLKKIVAADWVAERAGLINLKDPKAVAASLQSGLEPIQIYFYVMDHPKFGRYVIDTGLGDIFRKDKKEWPVAGIVASQMKLGELKIHTTIKEWLQKEPKNVAGIFITHLHLDHILGTQDFPVGTSVYTGQNEPGDSRFLHLFVQGSTDTLLGQDTTISELNFFGREGAPIKFLDFFGDQSLYIISVPGHTEGSIAFLIKTTNGVQLITGDTCHTSWGWLNNVTPGDYSKDLERNKMSLDLLQTVAAKFPKIQIHPGHQSISTPVK; from the coding sequence GTGAAAATCCAACGAATCATTTTTTCATTTATCTCTTTCGGGATCCTAACCGCTTGTGCAGTTACTTCCAATCGCTCTGTTCTAGTGAATAAAGGAACTCCAGTAGGTATCCAAGATATAAATTCTTCCGACAAAGGGCCGATCGTCCTGAAAAAAATTGTAGCTGCGGATTGGGTGGCGGAACGTGCAGGTTTGATCAATTTAAAGGATCCAAAGGCCGTTGCTGCGAGTTTGCAATCCGGCCTGGAACCGATCCAAATTTATTTTTATGTAATGGATCATCCTAAGTTCGGCAGATATGTAATAGATACCGGACTTGGCGATATATTTCGCAAAGATAAAAAAGAATGGCCCGTAGCAGGTATAGTTGCTTCCCAAATGAAGTTAGGTGAGCTTAAGATTCATACGACGATTAAGGAGTGGCTGCAAAAAGAACCGAAAAACGTAGCAGGTATTTTCATTACTCATTTGCATTTGGATCATATTTTGGGCACTCAAGATTTTCCAGTAGGAACTTCCGTGTATACCGGGCAGAACGAGCCGGGGGATTCTCGTTTTTTACACCTTTTTGTACAAGGAAGTACGGATACATTACTCGGACAGGATACTACCATTTCAGAATTAAACTTCTTCGGAAGAGAAGGTGCACCAATTAAATTTTTAGATTTTTTTGGCGACCAATCTCTTTATATAATTTCCGTTCCAGGACATACGGAAGGTAGTATTGCATTTTTGATAAAAACCACGAACGGTGTACAACTAATTACAGGGGATACTTGTCATACAAGTTGGGGTTGGCTTAATAACGTGACTCCAGGAGATTATAGCAAGGACTTGGAAAGGAATAAAATGAGTCTAGATTTGTTGCAAACGGTTGCGGCTAAGTTCCCGAAAATTCAGATCCATCCAGGACACCAAAGTATTTCTACTCCTGTTAAATAG
- a CDS encoding acyl-CoA dehydrogenase family protein, with protein sequence MYQELTEQQIEIRDTIRSFVKKEITHEVAIHWDEANKHPEELINRMRTELGVNGLTIPEEYGGWGLGSVEQCLVTEELSRGCLGISLCFGYTGLGILPIMKGASHEQKKKWLQPVVDGEYGVSFCLSEPGAGSDVPGMSTTAVKKGDKWVINGTKQWITGGGSAGAYTVFAYTDKGRGTRGVSCFYVKRDTPGLIVGKKEDKLGIRASDTRQIIFEDCAVEEANMIGKENLGFIYALQTLNASRPYVAAMGVGVAQAALDHASKYARQREQFGSKISSFQAVQHMLADMSIGVETARQICYLSARMSDAEDPRLPKYSAIAKAYCSETAMKAATDAVQIFGGYGYTKEYPVEKLMRDAKILCIFEGTTQIQKNEIAAYVIREAASAK encoded by the coding sequence ATGTATCAGGAACTGACTGAGCAGCAGATCGAGATTAGGGACACGATTCGTTCTTTCGTTAAGAAAGAGATCACCCATGAAGTTGCTATCCATTGGGACGAAGCAAATAAACATCCAGAAGAACTTATCAATAGAATGAGAACCGAGTTAGGAGTCAACGGACTCACTATCCCTGAAGAATACGGTGGATGGGGACTTGGTTCCGTAGAGCAGTGTTTAGTTACCGAAGAACTTTCCAGAGGATGTCTCGGTATCAGCCTTTGTTTTGGTTATACCGGCCTTGGTATCCTTCCAATCATGAAAGGTGCAAGCCACGAACAAAAGAAAAAATGGCTTCAACCAGTCGTTGATGGAGAATACGGAGTTTCTTTCTGTCTTTCCGAGCCTGGCGCAGGTTCCGACGTCCCTGGTATGAGCACTACTGCAGTTAAAAAAGGCGACAAATGGGTCATCAACGGAACCAAACAATGGATTACCGGTGGTGGAAGCGCTGGAGCTTATACCGTTTTTGCTTATACCGATAAAGGCCGAGGAACTCGTGGAGTTTCCTGCTTCTACGTTAAACGTGATACTCCAGGTTTGATCGTTGGTAAAAAAGAAGATAAACTCGGTATTCGTGCATCTGACACTCGTCAGATCATCTTCGAAGATTGTGCAGTTGAAGAAGCTAACATGATCGGAAAAGAAAACCTTGGATTCATCTACGCACTTCAAACTCTGAACGCATCTCGTCCATACGTTGCTGCTATGGGAGTGGGTGTTGCTCAAGCTGCTTTAGATCACGCATCTAAATACGCTCGCCAAAGAGAGCAGTTCGGTTCTAAAATTTCCAGCTTCCAAGCTGTTCAGCACATGCTTGCGGATATGTCTATCGGTGTAGAAACTGCACGTCAGATTTGTTATCTTTCTGCTCGTATGTCTGACGCTGAGGATCCTCGTCTTCCGAAATATTCCGCAATCGCGAAAGCTTATTGCTCAGAGACTGCTATGAAAGCGGCTACTGACGCGGTTCAAATTTTCGGCGGATATGGTTACACTAAAGAGTATCCAGTTGAAAAACTGATGAGAGACGCGAAAATCCTTTGTATCTTCGAAGGAACTACTCAAATTCAGAAAAACGAGATCGCAGCTTATGTGATCCGTGAAGCAGCTTCCGCAAAATAA
- a CDS encoding DUF1761 family protein — protein sequence MIQSVVAPIVSGIAGFICAFLFSGPLYFGLSKFLNLPSQEEKKNLGLRIFLNFCVFLATAFSISLILQYMSLQNKAQGQSIAFILWFGFIFTSSSIDVIWKGKHLKLWIFESISSLITIQVLMFVLLLFYK from the coding sequence ATGATACAAAGCGTAGTGGCACCAATCGTTTCTGGAATAGCTGGATTTATTTGTGCCTTTCTTTTTAGCGGCCCTCTTTATTTCGGCCTTTCTAAATTCCTAAATTTACCTTCGCAGGAAGAGAAGAAAAATCTTGGGCTTCGAATATTTTTAAATTTCTGTGTCTTCTTGGCCACTGCATTTTCTATCTCATTGATCTTACAATATATGAGCTTACAAAATAAAGCTCAAGGCCAATCCATTGCTTTTATTTTATGGTTCGGTTTTATATTTACATCCAGTTCTATCGATGTGATCTGGAAAGGGAAACATCTGAAGTTATGGATTTTTGAATCTATATCATCCCTGATCACAATCCAAGTCTTAATGTTCGTTCTATTACTATTTTATAAATAA
- a CDS encoding TetR/AcrR family transcriptional regulator, whose protein sequence is MLNIDLGYRRGSSMGLREIKKAKTRKLISDLARDLFIEKGYDAVTIAEIAEKAEVAVTTLFNYFPTKESLIFDLEDEIDSDILKAIRDRKKGQSILDALYQYFFSSKLFNPPDKKTFSGFGKLIRSTPELTSYLRGLWARYENTLAKEIQSDSGVNKMEADCIAKLILEGVSFACNSPSPKEALNLTFKVLKNGWNK, encoded by the coding sequence ATGCTCAATATTGATCTCGGTTATAGAAGAGGCTCCAGTATGGGATTGCGTGAAATAAAGAAGGCCAAAACTCGAAAGCTTATTTCGGATCTTGCTCGTGATCTATTTATCGAAAAAGGATACGATGCCGTTACTATTGCTGAAATAGCCGAGAAAGCCGAAGTTGCCGTTACTACACTTTTCAATTATTTTCCGACCAAAGAGTCTCTCATCTTCGATCTTGAGGATGAGATAGATTCAGATATTTTGAAAGCGATTAGAGATCGGAAGAAAGGCCAATCCATTCTGGACGCTCTCTATCAATATTTTTTCTCAAGTAAGTTATTTAATCCGCCAGATAAGAAAACCTTTTCCGGTTTCGGAAAGCTTATCAGATCTACGCCTGAACTTACTTCCTATCTGCGAGGATTATGGGCTCGTTATGAAAATACTTTAGCTAAAGAAATTCAAAGCGATTCCGGTGTGAACAAAATGGAGGCGGACTGTATTGCAAAGTTGATTTTAGAGGGTGTGAGCTTTGCATGTAATTCGCCATCTCCAAAGGAAGCGTTAAATCTCACGTTTAAAGTCTTGAAGAATGGGTGGAATAAATGA
- a CDS encoding FAD-dependent monooxygenase — translation MKHDQPIYDVIISGAGPVGLFLACELALAKCQVLILEKAKSPQSPFKRLPFGIRGLSAPSIEALYRRGLLEELEIHKRLKNPHATSVQQGPRRQVGHFAGIPFHEGDIDTSLWKHRLTSSTETNLISEMEEIETVLTRRTEVLGVEIKRGFELTSFHQTEDGVIVQSGEQSFQGHWLVGCDGARSVVRKLGGFEFESTEPEFTGYSTKVDIADPEKLSPGRNLTDRGMYLQSQPGFIVIQDFDGGAFHSSEKQITLEHVQEVLRRISNTDVTINALHFATTWTDRARQATSYRNGRILLAGDAAHIHSPLGGQGLNLGLGDAMNLGWKLAATIHKKAPEGLLDTYYTERYPIGAQVLDWSRAQVTIMKPNPQARALNSIIRDLMETRDVATYMAGRVWGIFTHYDLGNAHPLVGYSVPNFEFEDGRRIGEFMRDSQGILLDFDTNTSLKTLANEYGDQVKYVSGKAKEQLGLSAVFIRPDGMIAWASDGKPDRQSIRQAASLWFTQFIS, via the coding sequence ATGAAACACGATCAACCGATTTACGATGTAATTATTTCTGGAGCAGGGCCAGTCGGACTTTTTTTAGCCTGCGAGCTTGCCTTAGCTAAATGCCAAGTTCTGATATTAGAAAAAGCTAAGAGTCCTCAATCCCCATTCAAACGACTTCCTTTCGGAATACGTGGACTTTCCGCCCCAAGTATTGAAGCTCTTTATCGCAGAGGATTATTAGAAGAACTTGAAATACATAAACGTCTTAAGAATCCTCATGCAACTTCTGTTCAACAAGGACCACGTCGTCAGGTAGGGCATTTTGCGGGCATCCCATTTCATGAAGGTGATATCGACACTTCTCTGTGGAAACATCGCCTAACAAGTTCTACCGAAACCAATCTAATATCGGAAATGGAAGAGATCGAAACTGTGCTGACTCGCCGAACAGAAGTCTTAGGCGTGGAGATCAAGAGAGGATTTGAATTAACTTCCTTTCATCAAACCGAAGATGGAGTAATTGTTCAATCGGGCGAACAATCCTTTCAAGGTCATTGGCTTGTGGGCTGCGACGGAGCTCGAAGTGTTGTTCGCAAGTTGGGAGGCTTTGAATTCGAAAGTACCGAACCGGAATTTACAGGCTATTCTACTAAGGTTGATATCGCCGATCCGGAGAAACTTAGTCCAGGACGGAATCTGACTGATAGAGGTATGTATTTGCAATCTCAACCTGGCTTCATCGTGATTCAGGATTTTGACGGAGGGGCATTCCATAGTTCGGAAAAGCAAATCACATTGGAACATGTGCAGGAAGTCCTACGTCGTATTTCGAATACAGATGTCACAATAAATGCTCTTCATTTCGCAACTACTTGGACGGACAGAGCAAGACAGGCGACAAGCTACCGTAATGGAAGGATTCTTTTAGCTGGCGATGCAGCGCATATTCATTCTCCTTTAGGAGGACAGGGGTTGAATCTTGGATTGGGAGATGCTATGAATCTTGGATGGAAACTTGCAGCAACGATTCATAAAAAGGCGCCCGAAGGTTTGCTGGATACTTATTATACAGAAAGATACCCAATTGGTGCTCAGGTTTTGGATTGGTCGCGAGCTCAGGTTACGATCATGAAGCCAAACCCGCAAGCTCGTGCATTGAACTCAATTATTAGAGATCTTATGGAAACTCGCGATGTCGCTACTTATATGGCGGGAAGAGTGTGGGGAATTTTCACCCATTATGATCTAGGTAACGCTCATCCTTTAGTCGGTTATAGTGTTCCGAACTTCGAGTTTGAAGACGGTAGAAGGATTGGCGAATTTATGCGGGACAGCCAAGGGATACTTCTTGATTTCGATACGAATACTTCACTAAAAACCTTGGCGAATGAATACGGAGATCAAGTGAAGTATGTTTCTGGAAAGGCGAAAGAGCAGTTGGGTTTAAGCGCAGTGTTCATCCGTCCGGATGGAATGATTGCCTGGGCTTCCGATGGCAAACCGGATAGGCAATCTATCAGACAAGCCGCTTCTCTATGGTTTACTCAATTTATTTCCTGA
- a CDS encoding CaiB/BaiF CoA transferase family protein codes for MNKGPLSGVKVVDLSLLLPGPLCSMYLGDMGAEIIKIENPRAMDATRVMFKKENGAPSLYLMLNRNKKAITLNLKREKSKEILFKLLEDADILLEGFRPDGLSKMGLGYDDLKEKFPKLIYCGIYGYGDSGAYKDFAGHDLNYLSLSGVLDQTGKNPQAPGFQLADIGGGTLTALSSILAALYYREKTGRGQKIAISMMEASLQFISLYGGIYSATGKNPEGGNELLSGKLPNYSTYKTKEGRWVALGALEEMFFKTFLRQSGLDTHLEKVPIAETHFAEWKKILTEHFSSKTFADLEPIFQNPDSCLTPVKTLDEVSKDPVLREKGMILDRTHKQYGDYIQFGSPFPFSESKVTYRTDPPDHGEHNQEILKSLGYTDSEIEELKKDKVI; via the coding sequence ATGAACAAAGGTCCACTTTCTGGAGTTAAGGTAGTAGATTTAAGCTTATTGCTACCAGGCCCTTTATGCTCCATGTATTTGGGAGATATGGGAGCCGAGATCATCAAAATAGAAAATCCAAGAGCAATGGATGCAACTAGAGTGATGTTCAAAAAAGAAAATGGCGCACCTTCTTTATATCTGATGTTAAACAGAAATAAAAAAGCGATCACACTAAATCTGAAAAGAGAAAAATCAAAAGAGATCTTATTTAAACTATTAGAAGATGCTGATATATTGCTGGAAGGATTTCGCCCGGACGGACTTTCGAAAATGGGTCTTGGTTACGATGATCTAAAGGAAAAATTCCCAAAACTGATCTACTGCGGGATCTACGGCTATGGAGATTCCGGTGCCTATAAAGATTTTGCGGGACATGATCTGAATTATCTATCACTCTCCGGAGTATTGGACCAAACAGGAAAAAATCCTCAGGCTCCGGGATTCCAGTTGGCGGATATAGGCGGCGGAACGTTAACTGCACTTTCATCTATCTTGGCAGCATTATATTATAGAGAGAAAACTGGTCGTGGTCAAAAGATCGCGATTTCCATGATGGAAGCTTCTCTCCAGTTCATCTCTTTGTATGGCGGGATCTATTCTGCTACAGGAAAAAATCCGGAAGGCGGAAACGAATTATTATCTGGAAAACTTCCTAACTATTCCACTTATAAAACCAAAGAAGGACGTTGGGTTGCACTCGGTGCCTTGGAAGAAATGTTTTTCAAAACATTCTTAAGACAGTCCGGGCTTGATACACATTTGGAAAAAGTTCCGATAGCAGAGACACATTTTGCAGAATGGAAGAAGATCCTGACTGAACACTTCTCCTCTAAAACTTTTGCCGACCTTGAACCTATATTCCAAAATCCTGATTCATGTCTTACTCCTGTCAAAACCCTGGACGAAGTTTCCAAAGATCCAGTTTTAAGAGAGAAGGGTATGATCCTGGATCGTACACATAAACAATACGGTGACTATATACAATTCGGTTCTCCTTTTCCTTTTTCGGAAAGCAAGGTTACCTACAGAACGGACCCTCCTGATCATGGAGAGCACAATCAGGAGATTCTAAAATCTTTGGGTTATACCGACTCAGAGATAGAAGAGCTAAAAAAAGATAAAGTAATTTAG
- a CDS encoding polysaccharide deacetylase family protein has translation MKTALSFSLLFLIYCSSFETSTNIQTDRKNNPIGYYEGDPLPPKTAFLTFDDGPSDWTSEVLDVLKKENVKATFFVCGAWLPKASTRGNSFRKYKTVLIRMKEEGHTIGNHTLGHQNFAYMSPKRIESQLEENQKLYQNELGEYSGKLIWIRPPFGSPYIRTKNETVRKRVSSALQGKGFVFMWTKEFDSTDSKEWVKGEWYEKGSRINPDNEKFRKKMDRIYNSLVYKTEGQGVVILFHDTHPTTKEVLPYIIEKLKAEGYTFATAEDYTRWRWGKSSEELSEEASD, from the coding sequence TACTGTTCCAGTTTCGAAACTTCTACAAATATCCAAACAGATCGTAAAAACAATCCTATCGGATATTATGAAGGAGATCCACTCCCTCCTAAAACTGCATTTTTAACATTCGATGACGGACCTTCTGACTGGACCTCCGAGGTATTGGATGTACTCAAAAAAGAAAACGTGAAAGCTACATTCTTCGTATGCGGCGCTTGGTTGCCTAAGGCGAGTACAAGAGGAAATAGTTTCCGAAAATACAAAACAGTATTGATCCGAATGAAAGAAGAAGGTCATACGATAGGAAATCACACTCTTGGTCACCAAAACTTCGCATATATGTCTCCGAAAAGAATTGAAAGCCAATTAGAAGAAAACCAAAAATTATATCAAAATGAGCTGGGAGAATATTCTGGAAAATTAATATGGATCAGGCCTCCTTTCGGTTCTCCATATATTAGAACAAAAAACGAAACAGTCCGGAAAAGGGTTAGCTCCGCGCTCCAAGGAAAAGGTTTCGTATTCATGTGGACCAAAGAATTCGATTCGACAGATTCCAAAGAATGGGTAAAGGGAGAATGGTATGAAAAAGGTTCAAGGATCAATCCGGATAACGAAAAATTCAGAAAGAAAATGGATCGTATCTATAACTCGTTAGTATATAAAACGGAGGGACAAGGGGTAGTGATCTTATTCCATGATACCCATCCTACTACGAAAGAAGTCTTACCGTACATCATAGAAAAATTGAAAGCAGAAGGGTATACTTTCGCTACTGCGGAAGATTATACAAGATGGCGTTGGGGAAAGAGCAGCGAAGAGTTGAGCGAAGAAGCCTCTGATTGA